A DNA window from Lachancea thermotolerans CBS 6340 chromosome G complete sequence contains the following coding sequences:
- the DOT1 gene encoding histone methyltransferase DOT1 (similar to uniprot|Q04089 YDR440W Saccharomyces cerevisiae DOT1 Nucleosomal histone H3-Lys79 methylase), with amino-acid sequence MSIETSFETGSAKPDEASSLPVASPSKDGGRTTSHVPKKRVNKSLLSLLNDACKYSAYSEYSMPSGFLRRKGPNSCETTAKGDGLQKETQGSDISSSSISVAVRKQRPASKKRQAELLNNGSNENLQEAATKKRPSRIKKASHQNKRSFKLVSETAHTPEVSMGLQPDVTSSQNDLMDHGILRKELVVSQRANSFIEDPIEHFTCRRDLFDSDALQSKEMFEDELIHSRSLSDPPHVNPNVVKLRSILYPDYEEEYIVDFSTDLSKYNPMSEIGRIIEYTLQIYVPTKFANQLRKKVVQPLNKAFDEQNQKGFIQAVEAFNELVKKIPRADIVERLRRTKAVPTSFFHSLLHMVYVRTIHPKARSLKEYRAFSNNVYGELLPNFLTAAYAQCGLKPGDIFMDLGSGVGNCVLQAALEFGCSLSFGCELMPSASDLTTTQESELQRRCRLWGLKLCPTQFSLRTSFVNNSTVDELLPKCDVLLINNFIFDAKLNLQIQKLIQVLKPGCKVISLKNLRPFGYTINFDDVGNIMNRLTVKKYDLPENSVSWTHRGGEYYISTVGEDIDESIFTTHSKGRVRMGRRVKYTR; translated from the coding sequence TACCGAAAAAGAGAGTAAATAAAAGCCTTCTCTCGCTTCTCAATGACGCTTGTAAGTACTCTGCATACAGTGAGTACTCAATGCCTAGCGGGTTTCTGAGAAGAAAGGGGCCAAACAGTTGTGAGACCACTGCAAAAGGTGATGGATTGCAGAAGGAGACACAAGGCAGCGATATTAGCTCCAGTTCCATTTCAGTTGCTGTGCGGAAACAGAGACCAGCCAGTAAGAAGCGACAAGCGGAGCTATTGAACAATGGTTCAAACGAGAATCTTCAGGAAGCAGCTACCAAGAAGAGGCCCTCACGAATCAAAAAGGCGAGTCATCAAAACAAGCGTTCCTTTAAACTCGTCTCCGAGACCGCACATACGCCAGAGGTTTCAATGGGCCTCCAACCGGACGTTACCAGCTCACAAAATGATTTAATGGACCACGGAATCTTGCGTAAAGAATTAGTGGTTTCACAGCGAGCCAACTCTTTCATAGAAGACCCAATTGAGCATTTCACTTGCCGGCGCGATTTGTTCGACTCCGACGCTTTGCAGAGCAAGGAAATGTTTGAGGACGAGCTAATTCATTCTCGTTCATTAAGCGATCCCCCACACGTAAACCCAAATGTGGTAAAGTTACGGTCGATATTGTATCCCGattatgaagaagaatacATCGTTGATTTCAGTACGGATCTTTCGAAGTACAACCCAATGAGCGAGATTGGGCGAATAATTGAATACACCCTGCAAATCTATGTCCCTACAAAATTTGCCAATCAATTGCGTAAGAAGGTGGTTCAGCCGCTCAACAAGGCATTTGAtgaacaaaatcaaaaaggttTTATTCAGGCTGTTGAAGCGTTTAACGAACTTGTAAAAAAAATACCTAGAGCAGACATTGTCGAGCGCTTGCGTCGCACTAAAGCAGTCCCCACATCCTTTTTCCACAGCCTACTGCACATGGTGTATGTTAGAACTATTCATCCGAAGGCGAGATCACTCAAAGAGTACCGAGCTTTCAGTAATAATGTGTACGGTGAATTActtccaaactttttgaccGCTGCTTATGCACAATGTGGCCTGAAGCCTGGTGATATTTTCATGGATCTCGGCTCAGGTGTGGGCAACTGCGTTTTGCAGGCAGCATTAGAGTTTGGATGCAGTTTAAGCTTCGGTTGTGAGCTCATGCCCAGTGCCAGTGATCTGACGACGACACAGGAATCGGAACTACAGAGAAGGTGCAGACTCTGGGGGCTAAAGCTGTGTCCTACCCAATTTTCATTGCGGACAAGTTTCGTCAATAATTCAACTGTTGATGAGCTACTTCCAAAATGCGATGTGCTGCTCATCAACAATTTCATATTTGACGCGAAGCTCAATCTGCAGATCCAGAAACTTATTCAAGTTCTAAAACCAGGCTGCAAAGTCATAAGCTTAAAAAACCTCAGGCCCTTTGGATATACGATAAACTTCGACGATGTGGGCAACATCATGAACCGTCTCACTGTCAAGAAATACGACCTCCCGGAAAACAGCGTTTCTTGGACACATCGCGGCGGTGAGTATTATATCTCCACAGTAGGAGAAGACATTGACGAGTCCATTTTCACGACTCACTCGAAGGGCCGTGTAAGGATGGGGAGGAGGGTCAAGTACAcacgttga